Proteins encoded within one genomic window of Acidovorax sp. 107:
- a CDS encoding M15 family metallopeptidase yields the protein MLVLPAAPTPHHSRPAAPCLPATRWSSVAVALLLAACAHSPQAAVPAPGLQGGPALWEPAMASCDKDPTARPALERIGRELQPQGMALQATCTAGGGWVVQVQVLDGTKAHTVVRGPLADGQAVDMGTPSGAVLSGAAAGASGFSPDVLHNRQWLRTLMARHQFDNLPDAWWHFAQRGVPPAQPADTDLAAR from the coding sequence ATGCTGGTCCTGCCCGCCGCACCCACGCCCCACCACTCCCGCCCCGCTGCTCCCTGCCTCCCCGCGACCCGGTGGTCGTCGGTGGCTGTGGCGCTGTTGCTGGCGGCCTGTGCGCACAGCCCCCAGGCCGCCGTGCCTGCGCCGGGGCTCCAAGGGGGGCCAGCCCTGTGGGAGCCCGCCATGGCGTCTTGCGATAAAGACCCCACCGCGCGGCCAGCGCTGGAACGCATTGGCCGCGAGTTGCAGCCCCAAGGCATGGCGTTGCAGGCTACCTGCACTGCCGGCGGTGGCTGGGTGGTGCAGGTGCAGGTGCTGGATGGCACCAAGGCGCACACGGTGGTGCGCGGGCCGCTGGCCGACGGGCAGGCGGTGGACATGGGGACACCGTCGGGCGCGGTGCTGTCAGGCGCGGCAGCCGGGGCCAGCGGCTTCTCGCCCGATGTGTTGCACAACCGCCAGTGGCTGCGCACGCTCATGGCGCGCCACCAGTTCGACAATCTGCCAGATGCTTGGTGGCATTTCGCGCAGCGGGGCGTGCCGCCGGCACAGCCTGCAGACACCGATCTGGCCGCGCGGTGA
- the hemL gene encoding glutamate-1-semialdehyde 2,1-aminomutase: MTPNTDLNIALFERAKALIPGGVNSPVRAFKAVGGTPRFVKRAQGAYFWDANDQRFIDYIGSWGPMILGHGHPAVLEAVQKAALEGFSFGAPTEREVELAEEILSLVPSMEMIRLVSSGTEAGMSAIRLARGATGRSKFIKFEGCYHGHADSLLVKAGSGLATFGNATSAGVPPEVVQHTLVLEYNNVAQLEEAFALHGKELACVMIEPIAGNMNLVRASVPFMKRCRELCTEYGALLVLDEVMTGFRVALGSAQSVYAKSIPGFQPDLTVLGKVIGGGMPLAAFGGPRAIMEHLAPLGGVYQAGTLSGNPVATACGLATLREIKKPGFFDALSARTRSLVDGLQAAAHAEGVPFCGDCEGGMFGFFLLPELPQNYAQVLKTDSARFNQLFHGLLDRGIYIAPALYEAGFVSAAHTADDVAATVAAAREVFKTLSK, encoded by the coding sequence ATGACACCAAACACTGATCTCAATATTGCCCTGTTCGAACGCGCCAAGGCGCTGATTCCCGGCGGCGTGAATTCGCCCGTGCGGGCCTTCAAGGCCGTGGGCGGAACACCCCGGTTTGTGAAACGCGCACAAGGCGCCTACTTCTGGGACGCCAACGACCAGCGCTTCATCGACTACATCGGCTCCTGGGGCCCCATGATCCTGGGCCACGGCCACCCGGCGGTGCTGGAAGCCGTGCAGAAGGCCGCACTCGAAGGCTTCAGCTTTGGCGCACCCACCGAGCGTGAAGTGGAACTGGCCGAAGAGATTCTGAGCCTGGTGCCCTCGATGGAGATGATCCGCCTTGTGAGCTCGGGCACCGAAGCGGGCATGAGCGCGATCCGCCTGGCCCGCGGCGCCACCGGCCGCAGCAAGTTCATCAAGTTCGAAGGCTGCTACCACGGCCATGCCGACTCGCTGCTGGTCAAGGCCGGCTCGGGCCTGGCCACGTTTGGCAATGCCACCAGCGCCGGTGTGCCGCCTGAAGTGGTGCAGCACACCCTGGTGCTCGAATACAACAATGTCGCCCAGCTCGAAGAAGCCTTTGCCCTGCACGGCAAGGAACTGGCCTGCGTGATGATCGAACCCATCGCGGGCAACATGAACCTGGTGCGCGCGAGCGTGCCGTTCATGAAGCGCTGCCGCGAGCTGTGCACCGAGTACGGCGCGCTGCTGGTACTGGATGAAGTGATGACGGGTTTCCGCGTGGCCCTGGGCAGCGCGCAAAGCGTGTACGCCAAGAGCATCCCTGGCTTCCAACCCGACCTCACCGTGCTCGGCAAGGTGATTGGCGGCGGCATGCCGCTGGCGGCGTTTGGCGGCCCGCGCGCCATCATGGAACACCTCGCGCCGCTGGGCGGCGTGTACCAGGCAGGCACGTTGTCGGGCAATCCGGTAGCCACGGCCTGCGGGCTGGCCACGCTGCGCGAAATCAAGAAGCCCGGCTTCTTCGATGCGCTGTCGGCCCGCACCCGCTCGCTGGTCGATGGACTGCAAGCGGCCGCCCATGCTGAAGGCGTGCCGTTCTGCGGCGACTGCGAGGGCGGCATGTTCGGCTTCTTCCTGCTGCCCGAGCTGCCGCAGAACTACGCCCAGGTGCTCAAGACCGATAGCGCGCGCTTCAACCAACTGTTCCACGGTCTGCTGGACCGGGGCATCTACATCGCACCGGCCCTGTACGAAGCCGGTTTTGTGAGCGCTGCCCACACCGCCGACGATGTGGCAGCCACCGTGGCTGCTGCGCGCGAAGTGTTCAAGACGCTCTCAAAATAA
- a CDS encoding bifunctional hydroxymethylpyrimidine kinase/phosphomethylpyrimidine kinase has protein sequence MTIKAPLPPSEIPDIDDDDAEEASPACVLVFNASDPSGAGGLTADITTIASVGGHPIAVVTGAYARDTAQIFDHFCFDDEAVSEQARAVLEDLPVQAIKVGFVGSPENISTIAEITTDYDEVPVIAYMPNLSWWREELIDEYLDAFRELLLPQTSVLVGNHSTLWRWLLPDWTGERSPTARDIARAASEMGVPYTLVTGIPLPEQFVENVLASPQTVLGSGKFELFDATFSGAGDTLSAALTALVASGNDLGEATSEALGYLDRCLDAGFRPGMGHIVPDRMFWAQPEDDENDSEEEPTIDEAQALEGFVMPPHDTKH, from the coding sequence ATGACCATCAAAGCCCCCCTTCCCCCCTCCGAAATTCCCGATATTGACGACGATGACGCGGAGGAAGCGAGCCCGGCTTGTGTGCTGGTATTCAACGCCAGCGACCCCAGCGGAGCCGGCGGACTGACCGCCGACATCACGACCATTGCATCGGTGGGCGGACACCCGATCGCCGTGGTCACCGGAGCCTATGCCCGCGACACCGCTCAGATTTTCGACCACTTCTGCTTCGACGACGAGGCTGTGTCCGAGCAGGCGCGCGCCGTGCTGGAAGACCTGCCCGTGCAGGCGATCAAGGTCGGCTTTGTCGGCAGCCCCGAGAACATCAGCACCATTGCCGAGATCACGACCGACTACGACGAAGTCCCCGTGATCGCCTACATGCCCAACCTGTCCTGGTGGCGGGAAGAGCTGATTGACGAGTACCTCGACGCCTTCCGCGAGCTGCTGCTGCCCCAGACCTCGGTGTTGGTTGGAAACCACAGCACGCTGTGGCGCTGGCTGCTGCCGGACTGGACGGGCGAGCGCAGCCCCACCGCGCGCGACATTGCCCGCGCAGCCTCCGAGATGGGCGTGCCTTACACATTAGTCACTGGCATCCCCTTGCCCGAGCAATTTGTGGAGAACGTGCTGGCCTCACCCCAGACCGTGCTGGGCAGTGGCAAGTTCGAGCTGTTCGACGCCACCTTCTCCGGAGCGGGAGACACCCTGTCGGCCGCCCTCACCGCCCTGGTGGCCAGCGGCAACGATCTGGGCGAAGCCACCAGCGAAGCGCTGGGCTACCTCGACCGCTGCCTGGACGCGGGCTTTCGCCCCGGCATGGGGCACATCGTGCCCGACCGCATGTTCTGGGCGCAGCCGGAAGACGACGAGAACGACAGCGAAGAAGAACCCACGATTGATGAAGCACAAGCCCTTGAGGGCTTTGTGATGCCCCCCCATGACACCAAACACTGA
- a CDS encoding PleD family two-component system response regulator, which produces MTTTGASFKVLVVDDSNTIRRSAEIFLKQGGHEVLLADDGFDALAKVNDYQPQLIFCDILMPKLDGYQTCAIIKRNARFADTPVVMLSSKDGVFDKARGRMVGCQEYLTKPFTKDQLLQAVQQFGNSQQGAM; this is translated from the coding sequence TTGACTACAACAGGCGCATCTTTCAAAGTGCTCGTGGTGGATGACAGCAACACCATCCGTCGAAGCGCCGAGATTTTTCTCAAGCAGGGGGGGCACGAAGTCTTGTTGGCCGACGACGGCTTTGATGCTTTGGCCAAAGTCAATGATTACCAGCCTCAGCTGATTTTTTGCGACATCCTCATGCCCAAGCTCGACGGGTACCAGACCTGCGCCATCATCAAGCGCAATGCCCGTTTTGCAGATACTCCGGTAGTGATGCTGTCCTCCAAGGACGGCGTGTTCGACAAAGCGCGTGGGCGCATGGTCGGCTGCCAGGAATATCTCACCAAGCCGTTTACCAAAGACCAGCTGTTGCAGGCCGTGCAGCAGTTTGGCAATTCCCAACAAGGAGCCATGTAA
- a CDS encoding Fis family transcriptional regulator, with the protein MSKKHIEECVRESLQGYFRDLGGETPDGMYDMLVRVVERPLLEVVMQQADNNQSRAAEWLGLNRNTLRKKLVEHKLL; encoded by the coding sequence ATGAGCAAGAAACACATAGAAGAATGCGTGCGCGAGAGCCTGCAGGGCTACTTTCGCGACCTGGGCGGCGAGACGCCCGATGGCATGTACGACATGCTGGTGCGTGTGGTCGAGAGGCCGCTGCTGGAAGTCGTGATGCAGCAGGCCGACAACAACCAGTCGCGCGCAGCCGAATGGCTGGGCCTGAACCGCAACACCCTGCGCAAGAAGCTGGTCGAGCACAAGCTGCTCTGA
- a CDS encoding chemotaxis protein CheW, with product MANREALRELQTRLASRLQAARSEGTSVSSWLAVESAGSFYLLPLGQSGEIFPWVSVQAVPYTQSWFLGVANLRGGLVGVVDLAGLLGSAAPRTEQALSEASLLAFNAALEVNAALLVDRLAGLRGTDAFVSSEPPAEDSPSFFGTTYLDSSGTRWQELNLQILSQHPAFLSISA from the coding sequence ATGGCAAACCGCGAAGCCCTACGGGAGCTCCAGACCCGACTTGCCAGCCGTTTGCAGGCGGCAAGGTCCGAAGGTACGTCCGTGTCCTCCTGGCTGGCTGTAGAGTCCGCCGGGAGTTTCTATCTGCTGCCCTTGGGGCAGTCCGGGGAGATCTTCCCCTGGGTGTCGGTGCAGGCCGTGCCTTACACCCAGAGCTGGTTTCTGGGTGTGGCCAACCTGCGTGGCGGCCTTGTGGGCGTGGTCGATCTGGCCGGTTTGCTGGGCTCTGCTGCCCCACGCACCGAGCAGGCCTTGTCCGAAGCCAGTCTGCTGGCGTTCAATGCCGCGCTCGAAGTCAACGCTGCGTTGCTGGTGGACCGCCTTGCCGGTCTGCGTGGCACGGATGCGTTCGTGTCGTCCGAGCCGCCCGCCGAGGATTCGCCCAGTTTCTTCGGTACCACCTATCTCGATTCCAGTGGCACACGCTGGCAGGAGCTGAACTTGCAGATCCTGTCCCAACATCCCGCTTTCCTGAGCATCAGTGCTTGA
- the purH gene encoding bifunctional phosphoribosylaminoimidazolecarboxamide formyltransferase/IMP cyclohydrolase, translating to MNALLSVSDKTGIVEFAQALHALGIKLLSTGGTAKLLADKGLPVTEVAEVTQFPEMLDGRVKTLHPKVHGGLLARRELPEHMAALKEHGIDTIDLLVVNLYPFEATVAKAGCTLADAIENIDIGGPAMVRSAAKNWKDVGVITSADQYDAVLAELKAGGKLSDKLRFALSVAAFNRIAQYDGAISDYLSSVTFEEEKLSETYVPTRTQFPGQSNGIFTKVQDLRYGENSHQQAALYRDLYPAPGSLVTGVQLQGKELSYNNIADADAAWECVKSFEAAACVIVKHANPCGVAVGLDALSAYSKAFQTDPTSAFGGIIAFNRVVDGPAAVQVSKQFVEVLMAPDFTAEALEIFKAKANVRLLKIALPAHGGSNDWERGRNAMDAKRIGSGLLLQTADNHELSLIDLKVVTKKQPTLEEMEDLLFAWKVAKYVKSNAIVFCKGGMTMGVGAGQMSRLDSARIASIKAGHAGLTLQGTVVASDAFFPFRDGLDVVVDAGATCVIQPGGSMRDNEVIDAANERGVAMVFSGVRHFRH from the coding sequence ATGAACGCACTTCTCTCCGTCTCAGACAAGACCGGCATCGTCGAATTCGCGCAAGCGCTGCATGCGCTGGGCATCAAGCTGCTGTCCACCGGCGGTACCGCCAAGCTGCTGGCCGACAAGGGCCTGCCTGTGACTGAAGTGGCCGAGGTCACGCAATTCCCCGAAATGCTCGACGGCCGCGTGAAGACGCTGCACCCCAAGGTGCACGGCGGCCTGTTGGCCCGCCGCGAGCTGCCCGAACACATGGCCGCGCTGAAGGAGCACGGCATCGACACCATCGACTTGTTGGTGGTCAACCTCTATCCGTTTGAAGCCACCGTGGCCAAGGCTGGCTGCACGCTGGCCGACGCCATCGAGAACATCGACATCGGTGGCCCCGCCATGGTGCGCAGCGCTGCCAAGAACTGGAAGGACGTGGGCGTGATCACGTCGGCCGACCAGTACGACGCCGTGCTGGCCGAACTGAAGGCCGGCGGCAAGTTGAGCGACAAGCTGCGCTTCGCGCTGTCGGTGGCCGCGTTCAACCGCATTGCCCAGTACGACGGTGCGATCAGCGACTACCTCTCGTCCGTCACGTTCGAAGAAGAAAAACTGTCGGAAACCTACGTGCCCACGCGCACCCAGTTCCCCGGCCAGAGCAACGGCATCTTCACCAAGGTGCAGGACCTGCGCTACGGCGAAAACAGCCACCAGCAGGCCGCGCTGTACCGCGACCTGTACCCCGCACCCGGCTCGCTGGTCACCGGCGTGCAGCTGCAGGGCAAGGAGCTGAGCTACAACAACATCGCCGACGCCGATGCCGCGTGGGAATGCGTGAAGAGCTTTGAAGCCGCCGCTTGCGTGATCGTCAAGCACGCCAACCCCTGCGGCGTGGCCGTAGGCCTGGACGCACTGAGCGCCTACAGCAAGGCCTTCCAGACCGACCCCACCAGCGCCTTTGGCGGCATCATCGCCTTCAACCGCGTGGTGGACGGCCCGGCTGCAGTCCAGGTCAGCAAGCAGTTTGTCGAAGTGCTGATGGCCCCCGACTTCACCGCCGAGGCGCTGGAAATCTTCAAGGCCAAGGCCAACGTGCGCCTGCTCAAGATCGCGCTGCCCGCCCACGGTGGCAGCAACGACTGGGAGCGTGGCCGCAACGCCATGGATGCCAAGCGCATTGGCTCGGGCCTGCTGCTGCAGACCGCTGACAACCACGAGCTGTCGCTCATCGACCTCAAGGTCGTGACCAAGAAACAGCCTACGCTCGAAGAGATGGAAGACCTGCTGTTCGCCTGGAAGGTCGCCAAGTACGTCAAGAGCAATGCCATCGTCTTCTGCAAGGGCGGCATGACCATGGGCGTGGGCGCCGGCCAGATGAGCCGCCTGGACTCCGCCCGCATCGCCAGCATCAAGGCGGGCCACGCAGGCCTGACCTTGCAAGGCACGGTCGTGGCGAGCGATGCGTTCTTCCCCTTCCGCGACGGCCTGGACGTGGTGGTGGATGCGGGTGCGACCTGCGTGATCCAGCCCGGTGGCTCGATGCGCGACAACGAAGTGATCGACGCTGCCAACGAGCGCGGCGTGGCCATGGTCTTCAGCGGCGTGCGCCACTTCCGCCATTGA
- the pobA gene encoding 4-hydroxybenzoate 3-monooxygenase → MRTQVAIIGAGPAGLLLGQLLHKSGVDAVIIEQRSPDYVLGRIRAGVLEKVCMDLLDQAGVSARAHAEGLPHDGIELLFKGRRHRIDLHELTGGSRVTVYGQTEVTRDLMDARAAAGLTTVYDAQNVQVHDFDGQHPRVTYEKDGQTHELACDFIAGCDGYHGVCRASAPADLLKTYERVYPFGWLGVLADVPPVSHELIYANTERGFALCSMRSATRSRYYVQVPTTDKVENWTIDQFWTELGNRLDPEARANLVTGPALEMSIAPLRSFVAEPMRFGRMFLAGDAAHIVPPTGAKGLNLAASDVGYLWTALSEFYNEKSSVGIDTYSDRCLRRVWRAERFSWWFTSLMHRFPETGEFGQKIQEAELDYLVHSRAASVSLAENYVGLPMNFGA, encoded by the coding sequence ATGCGCACCCAGGTTGCCATCATTGGTGCCGGCCCCGCCGGCCTGCTGCTCGGTCAGTTGCTCCACAAGTCTGGCGTTGACGCCGTCATCATCGAGCAGCGCAGCCCCGACTACGTGCTCGGCCGCATCCGCGCCGGGGTGTTGGAGAAGGTCTGCATGGACCTGCTGGACCAGGCAGGCGTGAGCGCCCGCGCCCATGCCGAGGGCCTGCCGCACGACGGCATCGAGCTGCTGTTCAAGGGCCGGCGCCACCGCATCGACCTGCACGAACTGACCGGCGGCAGCCGCGTGACGGTGTACGGCCAGACCGAAGTGACGCGCGACCTGATGGATGCGCGTGCAGCAGCAGGCCTGACCACCGTGTACGACGCGCAGAACGTGCAAGTGCACGACTTTGACGGCCAACACCCGCGCGTGACGTACGAGAAGGACGGCCAGACCCACGAACTGGCCTGTGACTTCATCGCGGGCTGCGACGGCTACCACGGCGTGTGCCGCGCCAGCGCCCCGGCCGACCTGCTCAAAACCTACGAGCGCGTGTACCCCTTTGGCTGGCTGGGCGTGCTGGCCGATGTGCCTCCGGTGTCGCACGAACTCATCTACGCCAACACCGAGCGCGGGTTTGCGCTGTGCAGCATGCGCAGCGCCACGCGCAGTCGCTACTACGTGCAGGTGCCTACCACCGACAAGGTCGAGAACTGGACCATCGACCAGTTCTGGACCGAGCTGGGCAACCGCCTGGACCCCGAGGCCCGCGCCAACCTGGTGACCGGACCGGCGCTGGAGATGAGCATCGCCCCGCTACGCAGCTTTGTGGCCGAGCCCATGCGCTTTGGCCGCATGTTCCTGGCGGGTGATGCCGCCCACATCGTGCCCCCCACCGGCGCCAAGGGCCTGAACCTGGCCGCCAGCGACGTGGGGTATCTGTGGACCGCCCTGTCCGAGTTCTACAACGAGAAATCCTCCGTGGGCATAGACACCTACTCCGACCGCTGCCTGCGCCGCGTGTGGCGTGCCGAGCGCTTCTCGTGGTGGTTCACCTCGCTGATGCACCGCTTTCCAGAAACCGGCGAGTTTGGCCAGAAGATCCAGGAGGCTGAGCTGGACTACCTGGTGCACTCCCGTGCGGCCTCGGTGTCGCTGGCGGAAAACTATGTGGGCCTGCCAATGAACTTTGGGGCCTGA
- a CDS encoding c-type cytochrome has translation MHRDDETPPPRPRWLGWALAVFMALVVLGMLNLGWRMLQPGPGAGGQGSAASPPSASAGLRLVEASDCLRCHGMERHYVGPSFQQIAARYRDRADAVDYLAGKIRSGSVGEWGRTVMPRHPQVTESQAREMAQWLVSLPLPSAAAPGAPVSEAASAPR, from the coding sequence ATGCACCGCGACGATGAGACCCCGCCACCCCGGCCTCGCTGGCTGGGGTGGGCCCTGGCGGTGTTCATGGCACTGGTGGTGCTGGGCATGCTCAACCTGGGCTGGCGCATGCTGCAGCCGGGGCCAGGTGCTGGCGGGCAAGGCAGCGCTGCCTCACCGCCCTCCGCATCGGCCGGACTTCGCCTGGTGGAAGCATCCGATTGCCTGCGCTGCCATGGCATGGAGCGCCACTACGTCGGCCCCTCGTTCCAGCAGATTGCAGCGCGGTACCGTGACCGCGCCGACGCGGTCGATTACCTGGCCGGCAAGATCCGCAGCGGCAGTGTGGGCGAGTGGGGCCGCACCGTCATGCCCCGCCACCCGCAAGTCACGGAAAGCCAGGCGCGTGAGATGGCGCAGTGGCTGGTGTCGCTGCCGCTGCCGTCTGCTGCGGCACCCGGGGCGCCTGTCTCAGAGGCCGCATCGGCGCCACGCTGA
- a CDS encoding PleD family two-component system response regulator, translating into MPIQKVLVVDDSKTELMFLTDLLQKKGMQVRTAENAEEAFRRLAEEKPDLILMDVVMPGQNGFQLTRAITRDPLYADVPIIMCTSKNQETDRVWGMRQGARGYITKPVDPAELQAKIDALN; encoded by the coding sequence ATGCCCATTCAGAAAGTATTGGTCGTCGACGACTCGAAGACCGAGTTGATGTTTTTGACGGACCTGCTTCAGAAAAAAGGCATGCAAGTCCGTACGGCAGAAAATGCCGAAGAGGCATTCCGTCGCCTGGCCGAAGAAAAGCCTGACCTCATCCTCATGGATGTGGTGATGCCTGGCCAAAACGGTTTTCAGCTCACGCGTGCCATTACCCGCGACCCCCTTTATGCCGACGTGCCCATCATCATGTGCACCAGCAAGAACCAGGAAACCGACCGTGTCTGGGGCATGCGCCAAGGTGCGCGCGGCTACATCACCAAGCCGGTGGATCCCGCCGAGCTGCAGGCAAAAATCGACGCTCTGAACTGA
- a CDS encoding rubredoxin, which produces MTDFKTWMCLICGWIYDEAEGSPEHGIAPGTPWDQVPMNWTCPECGARKEDFEMVQI; this is translated from the coding sequence GTGACCGACTTTAAAACTTGGATGTGTTTGATTTGCGGCTGGATTTATGACGAAGCAGAGGGTTCTCCCGAGCACGGCATTGCACCTGGCACGCCATGGGATCAGGTTCCAATGAATTGGACCTGCCCAGAATGTGGCGCCCGCAAGGAAGATTTCGAGATGGTCCAGATCTGA
- a CDS encoding IclR family transcriptional regulator C-terminal domain-containing protein, whose product MASTPIAKADFIEGMAKGMAVLESFDTERQRLNATLAAQRTGLTRAAARRHLLTLAHLGYLETDGSYFWLAPKVLRFSGSYLASARLPRVLQPTLNRLAAQTQQSFSAVVLDGDEVVIVARSGVYGAPARVLAYGLHLGARLPAHPTSTGRVLLAALPPAELTAWLKNRPLHRLTPQTITQVGPLRQVITKARRDDYCLAVEEHELGVHALAVPLRNLQGHTVAALNVVASPKQMDEGSLQRDMLPLLQDAARELRGLL is encoded by the coding sequence ATGGCCTCCACCCCCATCGCCAAGGCAGACTTCATTGAAGGCATGGCCAAGGGCATGGCCGTGCTGGAAAGTTTTGACACCGAGCGCCAGCGCCTGAACGCCACCCTGGCGGCGCAACGCACGGGCCTCACGCGCGCGGCGGCGCGGCGGCACCTGCTGACGCTGGCGCACCTGGGGTATCTGGAGACGGATGGCAGCTACTTCTGGCTGGCGCCCAAGGTGCTGCGGTTTTCGGGCAGCTATCTTGCGTCTGCACGGTTGCCGCGCGTGCTGCAGCCCACGCTGAACCGGCTGGCCGCGCAGACCCAGCAGTCGTTCTCGGCGGTGGTGCTGGATGGGGATGAGGTGGTGATCGTGGCGCGCAGCGGCGTGTATGGCGCGCCTGCGCGGGTGCTGGCCTATGGCCTGCACCTGGGCGCGCGGCTGCCGGCCCACCCTACGTCCACCGGGCGGGTGTTGCTGGCGGCGCTGCCCCCGGCGGAGCTGACGGCCTGGCTCAAGAACCGGCCCCTGCACCGCCTCACGCCGCAGACGATCACGCAGGTGGGCCCGCTGCGGCAGGTGATCACCAAGGCGCGGCGCGACGACTATTGCTTGGCGGTGGAGGAGCACGAGCTGGGCGTGCATGCGCTGGCCGTGCCGCTGCGCAACCTGCAGGGCCACACAGTGGCGGCGCTCAACGTGGTGGCATCGCCCAAGCAGATGGACGAGGGCAGCCTGCAGCGCGACATGCTGCCGTTGCTGCAAGATGCCGCTCGGGAGTTGCGCGGACTGCTGTGA
- the dusB gene encoding tRNA dihydrouridine synthase DusB — protein sequence MQIGHIPLANRLFVAPMAGVTDRPFRQLCKALGAGYAVSEMVTSRKDLWNSLKTSRRANHEGEPGPIAVQIAGTDAPMMAEAAVYNVERGAQIIDINMGCPAKKVCNKWAGSALMQNETLAVEIAAAVVEACAPFNVPVTLKMRTGWCQEHKNAVQLARQFEAVGIQMLTVHGRTREQGYKGQAEYDTIAAVKAAVKVPVVANGDITSPEKARDVLAATGADAIMIGRAAQGRPWIFREIGHFLATGEHLAPPLVAEVRRLLLDHLHDHYSLYGELTGVRSARKHIAWYLRTLPGGEALRAHINTIEDCTTQWQAVADYLDALGQQMDRLPAATDVDADTEEQEGLAA from the coding sequence ATGCAAATTGGCCACATTCCACTGGCGAACCGGTTGTTCGTCGCCCCGATGGCGGGCGTCACCGACCGGCCGTTCCGCCAGCTGTGCAAGGCGCTGGGCGCGGGTTACGCGGTGAGCGAGATGGTGACCTCGCGCAAGGACTTGTGGAACAGCCTCAAGACCTCGCGCCGGGCGAACCATGAAGGGGAGCCGGGGCCCATTGCCGTGCAGATTGCCGGCACTGATGCGCCGATGATGGCCGAGGCGGCGGTCTACAACGTGGAACGCGGCGCGCAGATCATCGACATCAACATGGGCTGTCCGGCCAAGAAGGTCTGCAACAAATGGGCGGGCTCTGCGTTGATGCAGAACGAAACCCTGGCGGTGGAGATTGCCGCTGCGGTGGTCGAGGCCTGCGCGCCTTTCAACGTGCCCGTCACGCTGAAGATGCGCACCGGCTGGTGCCAGGAGCACAAGAACGCTGTGCAGCTCGCGCGGCAGTTCGAGGCCGTGGGCATCCAGATGCTCACCGTGCACGGCCGCACGCGCGAGCAGGGCTACAAAGGTCAAGCCGAGTACGACACCATTGCCGCCGTCAAGGCGGCCGTGAAAGTGCCCGTGGTGGCCAACGGCGACATCACTTCGCCCGAGAAGGCGCGCGACGTGCTGGCCGCCACCGGTGCCGACGCGATCATGATCGGGCGCGCTGCCCAGGGCCGCCCGTGGATCTTCCGCGAGATCGGCCACTTTCTGGCCACGGGCGAACACCTGGCGCCACCGCTGGTGGCCGAGGTGCGCCGCTTGCTGCTGGACCACCTGCACGACCACTACAGCCTGTACGGCGAGCTGACCGGCGTACGCAGTGCGCGCAAGCACATTGCCTGGTACCTGCGCACGCTGCCGGGCGGCGAGGCCCTGCGGGCACACATCAATACGATCGAAGACTGCACCACGCAGTGGCAGGCCGTGGCCGACTACCTGGACGCCCTGGGCCAGCAGATGGACCGACTGCCTGCTGCCACCGACGTGGATGCCGACACAGAAGAACAAGAGGGATTGGCTGCATGA